One Vicia villosa cultivar HV-30 ecotype Madison, WI linkage group LG5, Vvil1.0, whole genome shotgun sequence genomic window, cagggcggtccagatgcagtcgccgtgatggaggcgatcgtcactgatgcgggccgtgcggcggggtacaggcggcagaggagggctcagggtgagagggttaggcacacccagtagtggtcgggtttatttattttttgttttcggattgtatattgcgcacactattactatttggttcggcttgtatatattatttggattttatttatcgtattagtattttctgtttatctgttgcttattttatttggcgtttgcgtttaattaaaatgcgagactgtttaagaaataacataaaaaaaaacacagtttctgcataattcggaaataaacttccgaattcacccatgaggtgttttcggaagttcatctccgaagacaccccccatgaggtgttttcggagatgaacttccgaattatggaaatttttttaaaaaaaaaacgcttcggaagttcatttccgaagcaggggtataaTTAAGTGGTATAATTAAGTTAagaatacaaaatttgtatttaAGTAATACACATCCGTgacatttttattcatattattttCAGCATAACTTTCTTAGTTTAATTTACAATATTGCAAACAAACACAACCTGGACTTTTGTTCaatctaattaaaaatataattcatCAGTATATGTAGTTTGTGTGTTCCATACTTGGTATTGTTACCATTTTAATTATTTGCACtgattgagtacactttttgaaATTGATATCATGTTTTTGGTGTTGTTGTAAGGGACTCCCAAATCACAATTGAATTTTAATTACTATACTTAGTTGAAATAATATTCTCCAGAACaatattttacttttattatcACTTTTTCACCCTCTACTATTCATTATTTTTCTAACCGTGTATGCGAGGCTAAGTCTCAGGTGGACTTCTCTTTTGGTGTAGAAATCAAAAAGACCGCTTATGCAAATCAATGAGAAAATCGACTAATGAAACTTAGAGAGAATTCAGGTTCCACTACTTCCCATTGAAAGAGTTTAGATTTTAACTTCTGAAGTTATCAAAGAAAGTGGAGATCCTAGAGAAGGTGGGGATATTTAAAATCATAAGAAGAAGGGGCCATAGAAATATTATAGAATATGGAGGAAGTTGGGTTTTAAAATTGTCTTCTCTTTTGAAATAAGAGTTCCTTGGTGAGAAGTATGAGTATCTAGATATTACAAGTGTAAGCCTAAATTGTTAAGAATTCCCAAGCAATGCAAAGATGCTATTATGTGGTCCATTGAATATCTAAACAACACACAATTTACATGCATGAAACTTTAAAGGAATATGACCAATACTTTGAAACATAAGTTGAATAGTGCCCCATTGTCACATCTCCTAATTGGCCTTTACCTTTTGAAATTATGTGTGATACATGTGACAAAACTGTTGGAGGTACTTATTGGCTGAATAAATTATAAGTTGTTGAATTTGATTTATCATGCAAGTTATGTTTTAAATGTGACAGAACTTAACTttgattattaataaataattcttTGCTGTTGTTTATGATTTTGATAAATTTAGATATTACTTATTATGATCTAAAGTTATTTGTAGACGTTGGCTATGCTGATTTGAGGTATTTTGTTTTCTAATCAAGAATCAAAGCCACGATTACTCGTGTGAATATTGTTGCTACATGTGTTGGATCTAAAGATACGATATAAAAAGGGATCTTGAAGCTATATTAAGTCTCAATTAAAGTGTTGAATAAATGATGAATCAAACAAGGGATTTTGAAGTTTCAAAAAttatgaaagagaggaagtgtgaaagtttGTCCGATTTATGTATGAGTTATTAGTGTATTGTAAAGGTATAAGAGTAATTCTCAAATTATTAAGGCAACTCATACACTCACATGAGAATGTTTCTATACCTCTTATAATTTTCTAAAAGACATTAAAACCTATGTAAGAACCATCAAGGTTCATGTAGAATTGACCAAGAGTGTTCCTAATCATTTTGTCAATATTTATACATTTTTTACCGATTAGAAACCTAATCCAATCAACTAGAGCAAAGAAAAAATCTTCTTAATAGATTATAAATACTCCTATTCGTTTATGATTCATAGCCTTTGTATGGTTTCTATTTAAGGATTAGGGTTATCTTCATTTTGAAGCCCTGTATCAATTAATCCTCATTTCAAAATACATCCGAAAACGTATTTGAAACAGTACTTTATCACTTTTTACTATCCctaatttatcttttttattttttcacaaaGTTGTCTTAGTGCTTAGAGAGTGAAAAATATCTGAGAGATTCTTGTTGAGCTGATGTAGTGATTTTCTTGTAAATTTCTCAATAGGGATTTGTCTCTTGTGTAATATCTTTGAAAGAAGTTATTGTTTGTGAgtttaattagttaaaaaaattgtttggCTCTTGAGATTAGCCTATAAAATTACTATTTAGTATTAAGTTTACCCGTAAAAATTTTGTTTGGTTCCGAAGTTCATTCTAGTCTAAAAGTTCTATTCGGTTATGAGATTAGTCTGGTGTAGAATCTCTTGTTGGGATTGGGGATTAGTCAAACTAAAATCAGTCGTTTGGTTGTAAAAATGTTCGTGGACATAAATCGCAAGAAAAGTTCACATCTCATCTCATATAGTGGAAATTTTCAAGAAAAAATTCTTGAGAGCAGGAGTTTATCATATGGTTAGGCCAAGTCTCTATAAATCGGTCGTGCATTTATTTTTCCCTTATATATttgtatttctgttttttatttcATCTCTActtctctttgattttcttttatttaactgTTCTAATGTTTTATCTCTATgtgatttataaaattaattcaaatatttttatagattAAAGTTTTTATAATTAGACATTCTTTTTCAACTTACGCAAATCACCATCACCACTCGTGTTTGAAATCCCTTGTACAACACATCTTAGCCATTCCAAGTGAGCCTTTGTTTGCTAACTTTACAAACTACATTTAGGTAAGATTGATCAAGAAAGATTTATGAAGTCTCATGGGCCTATTAGACAACATTAAAAACACATTTAAGTATGTCTACCTATCGAATTGTTAATGGTAAAACTTTTCAATTACCTTAGAATAGACAATTTCTCTTCCCATCATTGTTATCATTACTATACGAGATGCATCCTTGaaaattcaaaaatagtttgaGATAAATTCAAATATGCATATCTAAATTCACTAAATCTGTTTAATTCGGAAATACACCTCTGAATAAACTTAAGATTAATTCGGAGACGTACCTCAAACAATACCATTTGTTTCAATATTAACTATGTATTTTAATGATAATTAGTTATGATTTACTCTATCCATTTCACAATAGGTATCCTCTTtgagattttcacacttttttaaaaaatgattaattatgttaatttcaatgataaaatgaataaccttattaataataggtTGTGGAGTAaatgtattaaaatataataaataaatgtaaGTTAGgtagaaagaaataataaatatcacattgatattttaaatagacaaataatttgagacaaataaaaataggaaagatGACACCTATTATGAGACGGGGGGAGTATTATGCATGAGTtattaatagtaaataaataaatgtttatatgtataagataaaatattaattttggtcTCTTAATTATAACCTTAGGTTCATATTGAttccttaatttttttttgtgtcaTCTTGATcccttaatttataaaatattttatttcagtCCTTTTTGTCGAATTAAAGAAGGATATAGCGAGTGATTTCAAAGTTTTTCGTCGCTAATTAGATAAAAATgactaaaataaaacattttaaaaattaaatgaccAAAGTGAcacgaaaaaaattaaatgacCAATCCAAACTTAAGAATATAGTTAAGCAAGCAAAGTGAATATTTTGTCTTTGTACAATTACCttaaaataattgaaagatatatattttttattattaaatgtcTAACTATCTTACATTAAtatatcctaatcctaatcctaatctAAGCATTAAGAATTATCCACACTCTTGCATTCAGAATTATCCACACTCTTCAGAAAACAATCAAGGTGTCAAGTTTATGATCAAACTTAACACCTCTTCTAACATCGGCGTAATGGTCCATGTTTCTCTTTGGTGGTTGCGAacattttattcttttatatcataattttctctttttttgtttctttagtCTTGTGACTTAAAAAATAAACcatgaataaaataaatacaaaaatacaaATTAAGACTTGATTGTTgttgtatataattttttttttggcatAAAAAGCAGAGACactaacataaaatatttatttattaattatgaaacaaaaaataatattatatgtaTAAAAAAGTTTTTCATTGGAGAAGTATCAAAAGTTTTTTATGGTATAAGAATTCAAATGAGATGAGATGCAATGCAAACTAAAAAGAACTCGTGATGAAATAATAATTGGTTAAGTGGCATATGCTATGTAATAGTAGGGATACAGTTTACTTtaggtcttttttttttttttgcttaataCTTTAGGTCATTTTTTGAAATCACATTTGcactttctttttattaaatatgCCTAATAACTATCTTACATTAATATTCAAGCATCCTAATCTAAACATTTACCACAGCTATCAACAATAACAAAAGCTTAGGTTGTTACATATGTTGTTGACTTCGATGTCGTATAAGGATACATGTGCAAAAGTACAGGGGTAAAACTTCCATGCCAAAAATTTGAAGCTCAACAAACATATATATTACATTCCTATAAATTACAATAGCTGTTGCCCTCTCAAGAGTGCTTATGATACAAAGTCTACAAGTGGTATATAAATTAAAGATTCATGTAACACAGAAGCTAAATGGCCTCTTAAAATATTACGTAGCCCACAAGTGACTAATATCATCACCTTAtcaaaacatgaaaataaaaagaaaaagaatttaaTGCAAGAGTGAACCTTGTTTATTAGTTTTGCTGTTGATGCACCGCATATTGAAGGCCTTTGCTTTTCTAATACGGCGAGAACTGCAACGCAAATGAGTCGCTTCGTTGAGTGTATAAGCTGCATTTTACTTCGGCTTTAACCCCAACTGCTTTAATTCTTTGATGATAAGGGAGAACTTGAATGTTTTCTTCTCTTCGCTTCAGGTTCTCCTAAATGCAAGGAAACAAAATTGTCTTCTTCAGGTTCATTCTTAAGTTCAGAGAGACTCTTGAATTCCGAGTCTTCTTTTAGGTAGCTTTGATGAACTGGAGATTTTCCTGCATAACTTGTCGGTATGAATTGGTGTTCTACATTTGGAACTGTTTCAATCTCGTTTTTTATATGAAATTCACAGGGCCTTAATGATGGTTTGACTATCTTAGATGGTTCTTCTTCTACCGGAACTTGTTGCATATTCAAACAAAATGGCTCAAAGCTCTCTTCAATCTTTTCTTTTATTGGCACGGTGGGAGATGATTCTCCATTAGAACTACCAATTCCGACAGTAGAACCGTTCTTGTGCTCGTGCGCCGCAGCTAAAATACAACCGAAGAAATGGAAAGTCAGCTGAGGGTGTTCAGTGAATAATTAACCGGTTTGGAAATTAAATGTTACAGAAACAAACCTTGGAGTGCTTCATTTGTTGTTACGAGATCTAGTTCAAGGAGATCAAGAAGCCTGCCAAGGTCAACACCACTTGTCCAATTCTCAGGGGGTTGACCAACTCTTAGTTTCAAACGACCCCGGTTAGCTGTCCCTCCCCAAATAATGCCAACGGGGCGTGGCTTCTCCCTATTCTGACCAGTTAATAGAATGAGGCTTCCACTGTCGCCTTCAAGATCAAATGTCTGCTGATTCTCACCGACGACAAGAAAATCAGTGAGAAAACAAATACCTTTCTCATCATTATACTCGAGGGCGTAGGCCATTATAGTTCCTGTAGTCAAACCAGAACTTCTTCCAACTTTAATCACTTGCCTACCAATAAGACTGTTGATTGGAGACTGCAAATCTATGACGTGGACTTCACCAATATCACCCACACCTCTTATAGATGTAATCACGTTGTTCATATTAAAATCTTCTGCGAATGGGATGAATGCACCATCAGCTCGCACAAATGTTTCTGCAAGATAACAAAATTTTGAAAACATTAGAAAGAGTTTGACAATCCATTGTGAAAAGATACTTATTCAAATCAAAGTAACATACTATTTGTCTCATTATAAGGAACATAAATTGCTACTAAGTGTAACATCTTCAAGAGTAGGAGAGAGGAGGGCGGAAGAGTTAGATTTAGAAGCCGATATTGGAATAGTCACATATTCGGCATTTATCATAGAAAACAAACTGGTCTGGTATTTGCTGTAGAGCAAGTGCAGAGCAAAACTTTTGGAGTATTCAGAGCAGATTTTATCCACCTCAAGAGCTAAACAGTAGTACAACACTTTCTCAATAAAATAATTATCTGAAAAAGGTAAATATTGTATTCCTCTTATTTACAGCAGGATTCTATTTCTTAAGGCTTTGCTTAGGAGTTTGGATGGGATGGGAGGAGATGAATAGAGAGAGAAAAATAGATAAATCTTGAACTTAGGGAAAGCTCTAAACAGGAAGATCTTTAACTTTACCGTAAAACCATACTTATTAAACCCAAAGCCTATGTCATTAGGATCAAAAGTATGAATTCTGAGCATTCCCTCAGGAAAAATATTAATGACGATTGCAATTTGAAAACAAGTTACCTGGGTTTGTTCCAGCAAAAATGCCGTACCAAAGATCATCGGTAATAAACGATGTTGCTCTCTCAACTGCACCAAGATATACACCGGGTCCAAGACTGGGTGGCAATGGATGAAACATCTTCTGGTTTGGATAGTCCAAATCAACAGCGACATGTCGATTTGTAAGAAAACCAACTTCTCGACTTCCTGTTCGGCTTCTAACTATAGCACCCAAGGTTCCATATGTTTCTTGACTTGCAACCTTCAAGGGgaagaaattaaaaaaagttaCAAACAAAAAAGAGGAAGATTATCACCAAAACTTGCATTAGAAGTTGATTCCTGTGAGCAAAATAACCTGAGAACCGGAGCCAACACATGAATCGCTTCCCCTTAACCCATCAGCAAGCTCCGTATATAATTGTTCTTTAGGAGTTTGTGCAGGTGCACCATAATAGGAGAACTCCACGACATCCACGTCGCACCAAACACCTCCTGGGCCCTGTTTAGataattaaaaaatgatttaaactTCATCAAATAGAAAAGATTCATCAAAGATTAGACAAAAATATAGAGTTCCTATATGGCTTTAAGATGCTATTTTTACAGATAACTGTAATTTATAATCAGTTAAAGTTATCACTAATAAAGCAGTTGTCTTGTTTTCCAGCAACCTAAAAAACCtatcaatcaaattaaattactaaaagaaaagaagaaaatttgTGTAGTGTATAATAGTGAATAATAATTGAATTGAAAAATGTAATAAGAACCACTAAAGCCATGTAGAAACCTGCAACATAGCCAGAAGAACCAAAATTCCCCACCTCAAGGGCAGCAGGTAGGCACTGAACATGGTTGAGCCATTGCCTATGAACTTTATGTGCAACAAAGACAAGAATCGCTGGAATATCAGTCAAAACACCTCCTCTGATCCGAAATCCAATTGCAGTGCCAAGACTGAATCGCCGTAATATCTTACTATGAAATGCCCTAATAGTCATAAGTTCAAGCAAGGTAGTAGCCTGTTGTCCTGTCGGCAAACGACCCAAGGTTTCAGGTAGCACTCCCTTTTGAAGGTTTCCAAAATAGTTGGCCCTGTCTTCTGCTGCGTCATTCCAGCGACTCAAGGTGGGCCAAGAAAAGTAGGCCGCATTGCTCTCAGAATGCTGAACACCAACTGCAAAAGTTTGCAACTGTACAGGGCTGGACGAAGGATTACGATGACCATAGTAGTTTCTTTCCAAGTCCAGGGATGACTCCTCCGATTGAGTTGATCCAGAATGGTGAACAACTCTCAAGTCCAAACGATTCCGATTCATCTGTCAGCTCTCCTACATCACACTAGTGTAGCTTCTAATCAAAAACTCAGATCCAATTACGCAAATCAAAATACACCATTTCATGTTATGCTCAAATTTAATTGACTTTTCAATCAATAAAAAAGCTTCAACATAGGTGGATAAACAAAACCTAACAAGAAATAGGGTTTCTGCAGAATAACAACAAACAACACAGAAAAGCAAAACCAAACCCGTTTTAAACTGGAAGCTCCAAATCAAAAGATAGGAAAAATACAAACTATATTTGACATATAGATGATTTAGCAAGTTTATCTGTTGCAAAGACCAACCCAACTCTAGAAATTCAATTTCAGTAACTCATATGAAGAGATACACATAAAATAAAAACTGTCAAAAATAGCAACACTTCAATAGCAACTAACTGAAAAATTAGTACAGTTTTTTAGCAAAATCCTCAAGTAACACATACAAACCAAATCCATAAGAAGAAAAGGTTAGGAAATTTACAAATCCTTGTACAGTATACAGAGGAGAGCCAGAAAGTGGTCTCAAAAAATGGGTATCCAAAACCGGAACAAACAACAAACAGTATGTGTGCAAGAGAAAAAGACAAATGAAACGGAAAACACGGTTTTGATAAAAAGTTGAATAAAGAAACAAAACGCAACCCATTAAAAAGGGTAGTGAAAAGAAGCAATCTTGCAGGTAGAGATGGAGAAAACTGACCGGAAGGCAATGTTGTTGGAGGTAGAAAAATGGTGTGGAAGAAgaggaggttgaaggttttcatgCCCTATGTAAATTCCCTTCCAATCATTTATCAGAATAAGATTTGAAGAGAAAAGGGAATCAGAGTTGGATATGGGGCATTCCCCTCTTTAGTGTTGTTGAGAAAGCAGTGAATCAGTGATAGTGATGATGATCATGACAATATTTGTGGATTGTGAAGAagcattcattcattaattattaatatatctaTATATAGAGTTTTTTTTGGGATAACCAATTTTTGAGTGTACAGGGATTGCATATAGGTTAAAAGTTCATGACCAAAATAGACATTTATTAAAATTTGGTTTATAGGTGAGTTCTGCACTCAAGTAGTTTTAGTCCCCTTCCGATGGTAGTTGTGAGGACCAAATCGTGGTCCTTTCTACTAAGTTTAGCGTGAATCACCACTAAATCAACTAACTATTGGTTATTatgttgcaattttttttattgattttataactttttttattaatttatagcaattttataaaatacattaaataatactacctccgtttctttatataagagacaattcactttTTTAGGTTATTGAATGATCTATGTATCTGGTTTGTATATTGACTAGatgcattatttattcaatgaatctagaaAAGTGAATTATCTCTTatataaaggaacggaggtagtatttaatttatagtttcatatttttctctctattttattataattactttaaaataacattttatgaATTTTAAGAATTTGATCTAATTATGAAAATATGGGTAGGTAAAGTAAACTCATCTTAGAATGTTCTTTGAGTTTAAAAACTTTTCATCTTTGAATTAGGGCACTAATTTTGTATTCGATGAAAGTATAATATGTAACAATCTCTTGTACTGCAGGGTTGTTAGatgtttttaagatttttgtgtTGTTAGACCAAACTCAAGAAGAATAGTGAaaggctatatatatatatatatatatatatatatatatatatatatatatatatcagtgtTTTTGGGTCAAAATGAGTTTTCTCTCAACCTTAGAGTTGTGGTATTTTGTTTTTGGGTCAAAATGAGTTTTCTCTCAACCTTAGAGTTGTGGTATTTATCTAATTCATTTTGGGTTAGAACTCTAGACTCCAAGTAACAATAATCATATTTCTCAAAAACGTAGGGAATGAGTGGTTATTCCTTTATTATTTTGAAGAACGTGCCCCTCATTTTTTACCGCCTATTAAGTTGTTACTGAGTATGGACATGCTGCTCCCCACGTTCTCACTAGTGGGCGAGTACCCCGGTCAAAGGGTGACTATTTTAGATTAGAGACGCTCGTTACGATAAATGGGCGAACATTGGAAGCAAAAAGTGATAAGAGACCTACTTTGGGCGAGGGGATAATCCGCTTACTATTAGTGAACAATGATTCGCCTCCTGCATTGTCTTTGTAAATATATGAGTATACAATCGCTCAAGCACAAGGCATTTTAAGTGGAAAAGTAATTTAGTATTCCCTTTTACGAAGTTTTAAGTGGGCCCGAGAAAGACTTCAAGCTGAGTCTCCCAAGAGAGATGTTAAGTTAATTTCCTCATGAGAGACTTTAAATTGAATCTCTTACGCGAGATTTTAAGTTAACTCCCTCATGTGAGACTTTAAGTTAAGTCCCTCTGGCGAAACTTTAAGTTTAATTCCTCAGGAGCGACTTTAAGTTAAGTCCCTCAGGCAAGACTTATTAAGTCCTTCAGGAGAGACTTTACGTTAAGCACCTCATGTGAGAATTTAAGTAAGTCCCTCAAGTGAGACTTTCAATTTTAGTCATTACTTCTTGTTCCGCAGAGACCTTTTCATGGTTGTCAAGTACTTATATTTCTCCTAAGGACGACAAGGAGTTTTTAATGGAAGTCTAGCATTTACATTGCCTCTTGAGGGAGGCAAGAATATTCCAATGGGAATCCAACTTTTATATTGCCTTTTAAGGGGGTAAGAATTTTCCAATAGAAATCGAGCTATTTAGATTCTCTTTTGAAAGTGGAGAGGATTTTCCAATGGAAGTCCATCATTTAGATTGTCTTAGAAATGAATTAACCTGATTTGATAACATTAACAATCGATTTTTTAAAAACGTTCGTACATTGGTTGGCCAATCGTTATCctaaaaaaataacagaaaaataactAAATGTAATAATATCTTAGGTTAAATGAGTCTTATGTCCTTAGGATGAGTTACATGTTTAGTTCTTTGAGCTTGTAGGCTCCGTGAGGGAATTTCTGACATATGTGATACGGAC contains:
- the LOC131602524 gene encoding protein NARROW LEAF 1-like isoform X2; the encoded protein is MFSAYLLPLRWGILVLLAMLQGPGGVWCDVDVVEFSYYGAPAQTPKEQLYTELADGLRGSDSCVGSGSQVASQETYGTLGAIVRSRTGSREVGFLTNRHVAVDLDYPNQKMFHPLPPSLGPGVYLGAVERATSFITDDLWYGIFAGTNPETFVRADGAFIPFAEDFNMNNVITSIRGVGDIGEVHVIDLQSPINSLIGRQVIKVGRSSGLTTGTIMAYALEYNDEKGICFLTDFLVVGENQQTFDLEGDSGSLILLTGQNREKPRPVGIIWGGTANRGRLKLRVGQPPENWTSGVDLGRLLDLLELDLVTTNEALQAAAHEHKNGSTVGIGSSNGESSPTVPIKEKIEESFEPFCLNMQQVPVEEEPSKIVKPSLRPCEFHIKNEIETVPNVEHQFIPTSYAGKSPVHQSYLKEDSEFKSLSELKNEPEEDNFVSLHLGEPEAKRRKHSSSPLSSKN
- the LOC131602524 gene encoding protein NARROW LEAF 1-like isoform X1 — encoded protein: MNRNRLDLRVVHHSGSTQSEESSLDLERNYYGHRNPSSSPVQLQTFAVGVQHSESNAAYFSWPTLSRWNDAAEDRANYFGNLQKGVLPETLGRLPTGQQATTLLELMTIRAFHSKILRRFSLGTAIGFRIRGGVLTDIPAILVFVAHKVHRQWLNHVQCLPAALEGPGGVWCDVDVVEFSYYGAPAQTPKEQLYTELADGLRGSDSCVGSGSQVASQETYGTLGAIVRSRTGSREVGFLTNRHVAVDLDYPNQKMFHPLPPSLGPGVYLGAVERATSFITDDLWYGIFAGTNPETFVRADGAFIPFAEDFNMNNVITSIRGVGDIGEVHVIDLQSPINSLIGRQVIKVGRSSGLTTGTIMAYALEYNDEKGICFLTDFLVVGENQQTFDLEGDSGSLILLTGQNREKPRPVGIIWGGTANRGRLKLRVGQPPENWTSGVDLGRLLDLLELDLVTTNEALQAAAHEHKNGSTVGIGSSNGESSPTVPIKEKIEESFEPFCLNMQQVPVEEEPSKIVKPSLRPCEFHIKNEIETVPNVEHQFIPTSYAGKSPVHQSYLKEDSEFKSLSELKNEPEEDNFVSLHLGEPEAKRRKHSSSPLSSKN